A portion of the Limnothrix sp. FACHB-406 genome contains these proteins:
- the folD gene encoding bifunctional methylenetetrahydrofolate dehydrogenase/methenyltetrahydrofolate cyclohydrolase FolD encodes MTARLLDGKALAEKIQDRLKVEIAELQPDRGRAPGLAVLMVGDNPASAAYVRNKERACERLGMVSFGQHLPATATQAELTAIIHQLNADPNVDGILVQLPLPDGLDGNALLLEIDPDKDADGLHPANLGRLVRGEPCLRSCTPAGVMEILRDGGIDPAGKKAVVVGRSILVGKPIALMLLEANATVTIAHSRTPDLAAVCREADILVAAVGRPLMIGPDYIKPGATVIDVGINRITDQTGKSKLVGDVDFDRLLDVAGAITPVPGGVGPMTVTMLLANTVESYRRRLA; translated from the coding sequence ATGACTGCGCGCCTGCTGGACGGAAAAGCCCTTGCCGAGAAAATTCAAGATCGCCTGAAGGTGGAAATTGCGGAACTCCAGCCCGATCGGGGCCGTGCGCCTGGCCTAGCCGTGTTGATGGTCGGGGACAATCCCGCCAGCGCCGCCTATGTCCGCAACAAAGAACGGGCCTGCGAACGTTTGGGCATGGTCTCCTTTGGTCAGCACCTGCCCGCCACGGCCACCCAAGCGGAACTAACCGCCATCATTCATCAGCTCAATGCCGATCCGAACGTGGATGGCATTTTGGTGCAACTGCCTTTGCCGGACGGGCTGGATGGCAACGCCCTGCTGTTGGAAATTGACCCCGACAAGGATGCCGATGGGTTGCACCCGGCCAATTTGGGGCGGTTGGTGCGGGGTGAGCCTTGTCTGCGCAGTTGCACCCCGGCCGGCGTGATGGAAATTTTGCGAGATGGGGGCATTGATCCGGCTGGCAAAAAGGCCGTGGTGGTGGGGCGCAGCATTTTGGTGGGCAAGCCGATCGCCCTGATGCTGCTGGAAGCCAATGCCACGGTGACGATCGCCCATTCGCGCACCCCGGACTTGGCGGCCGTTTGCCGAGAAGCCGATATTTTAGTGGCGGCGGTGGGACGGCCCCTGATGATTGGCCCGGACTACATCAAGCCGGGCGCGACGGTGATTGATGTGGGAATTAATCGAATTACCGATCAGACCGGTAAGAGCAAGCTGGTGGGGGATGTGGATTTCGATCGCCTGTTGGATGTGGCCGGCGCAATCACGCCGGTTCCGGGTGGCGTGGGGCCAATGACGGTGACCATGCTGTTGGCCAACACCGTGGAGAGCTATCGTCGCCGCCTGGCCTAG
- a CDS encoding NUDIX domain-containing protein — MALALLYPPSRDRFLLQLRDDFPHILYPGYWGLFGGHLEAGEVPAAGLRRELQEEIGFVPPRLSPFRSTLQDSGRQHFFFHGLLTVPLTELELNEGQDLAWGTIADLEAGECWSPRLQQMRPIGTPHRSILLALHQDPALWLDD, encoded by the coding sequence GTGGCCCTTGCTTTGCTCTATCCTCCCTCGCGCGATCGATTCCTGTTGCAACTGCGGGATGATTTTCCCCACATTCTCTATCCCGGTTACTGGGGCCTGTTTGGCGGACACCTGGAGGCCGGCGAAGTGCCCGCAGCGGGTCTGCGGCGGGAACTGCAAGAGGAAATTGGCTTTGTGCCGCCCCGGTTAAGTCCGTTTCGATCGACCCTGCAAGACAGCGGCCGCCAGCATTTTTTCTTTCACGGATTGCTTACCGTGCCGCTCACGGAGCTGGAATTAAACGAAGGGCAGGATTTGGCTTGGGGCACGATCGCCGACTTGGAAGCGGGAGAATGTTGGTCGCCCCGTTTGCAACAGATGCGCCCGATCGGCACACCCCATCGATCGATCCTGTTAGCCCTGCATCAAGACCCAGCCCTCTGGCTCGATGACTAA
- a CDS encoding YkvA family protein produces MNISPSALYGWYRDTIRNPKYRLWIVAGTLVYLLSPIDIAPDFLPIAGQLDDLAIVTLLIAELSQIAIEWFKNRPTVKSAPAATVADSTVDVNAVKMDGQ; encoded by the coding sequence ATGAATATCTCCCCCAGCGCCCTTTACGGTTGGTATCGCGACACGATTCGGAACCCGAAATATCGCCTCTGGATTGTGGCGGGCACGCTGGTGTATCTCCTCAGCCCGATCGATATTGCGCCGGACTTTCTGCCGATCGCGGGTCAACTGGATGATTTGGCGATCGTGACCTTGCTGATTGCAGAGCTGTCGCAAATCGCGATCGAGTGGTTTAAAAATCGCCCCACGGTGAAGTCCGCTCCGGCGGCCACGGTGGCTGACTCTACGGTGGATGTGAACGCCGTCAAGATGGACGGCCAATAA
- a CDS encoding GDP-L-fucose synthase: protein MSNTPIDLSNKTILVTGGAGFLGKQVVQQLVAAGANPEKITIPRSRECDLRQWAACETAVAGQQVVIHLAAHVGGIGLNREKPAELFYDNLMMGTQLIHAAYQAGVEKFVCVGTICAYPKFTPVPFKESDLWEGYPEETNAPYGVAKKALLVQLQAYRDQYGFNGIYLLPVNLYGPEDNFDPGSSHVIPALIRKVHEAQQRGDRQIPVWGDGSPTREFLYSTDAAAGIVLGAQLLNSSEPVNLGTGREISIRDLIELICKLMGYDGELVWETDKPNGQPRRCLDTTRAKELFGFEAQTSFEDGLRQTIDWYRAHAV, encoded by the coding sequence ATGAGCAACACCCCGATCGACTTGAGTAATAAGACCATTTTGGTGACCGGCGGCGCGGGCTTCCTGGGCAAGCAGGTGGTGCAACAGTTGGTGGCGGCGGGGGCGAATCCTGAAAAAATCACGATTCCCCGATCGCGCGAGTGCGACTTGCGGCAATGGGCGGCCTGTGAGACGGCTGTGGCAGGTCAGCAGGTGGTGATTCACCTGGCGGCCCACGTGGGCGGCATTGGCCTGAACCGCGAAAAACCGGCCGAGCTGTTTTACGACAACTTGATGATGGGTACGCAGTTGATCCATGCGGCCTATCAAGCGGGGGTGGAGAAGTTTGTTTGTGTGGGAACGATTTGCGCCTATCCCAAATTCACGCCCGTGCCGTTTAAGGAGTCTGATCTTTGGGAGGGCTATCCCGAGGAAACCAATGCGCCCTATGGGGTGGCGAAAAAGGCGCTGTTGGTGCAACTTCAGGCCTATCGAGATCAGTATGGCTTCAATGGCATTTATCTATTGCCGGTGAATTTGTATGGGCCGGAAGACAATTTCGATCCGGGTAGCTCCCATGTAATTCCAGCGCTGATTCGTAAGGTACATGAGGCACAACAACGGGGCGATCGACAGATTCCGGTTTGGGGCGATGGCAGCCCCACGCGGGAGTTTTTGTATTCCACCGATGCGGCAGCGGGCATTGTTTTGGGGGCGCAGTTGCTGAACAGCTCGGAGCCGGTGAATTTGGGAACGGGTCGGGAAATTTCGATTCGCGATTTGATTGAGCTGATTTGCAAACTGATGGGCTACGACGGGGAGTTGGTTTGGGAAACGGACAAACCCAACGGCCAGCCACGCCGCTGTTTGGACACAACGCGGGCGAAGGAACTGTTTGGGTTTGAGGCGCAAACGAGTTTTGAGGATGGGCTGCGCCAAACGATCGACTGGTATCGCGCCCATGCGGTTTAG
- a CDS encoding DUF2214 family protein, with amino-acid sequence MWPSAITAYFHYLSFMLAFGAVAVELLTLKKELLIAEAWRILIADVIYGISASLVLFTGALRVLYFGKGADYYLGNPIFYTKVGLFLLVGALSIYPTISFVSWIGSLREGKVPQLGQTQFQWLSWLIRIELVGWISLPLLAALLARSA; translated from the coding sequence ATGTGGCCCAGCGCAATTACTGCCTATTTCCATTACCTCAGCTTCATGTTGGCCTTTGGGGCTGTGGCTGTGGAACTGCTGACTCTCAAAAAAGAACTCTTGATCGCGGAAGCCTGGCGAATTCTGATTGCTGACGTGATCTACGGCATCTCCGCTTCTCTGGTTTTATTCACCGGAGCGTTGCGGGTTCTTTACTTTGGCAAGGGTGCTGACTATTACCTTGGCAACCCCATTTTCTATACCAAAGTTGGCCTATTTCTCTTGGTCGGGGCTTTGTCGATTTATCCAACCATTTCCTTTGTGTCTTGGATTGGCAGTTTGCGAGAAGGCAAGGTTCCCCAACTGGGTCAAACACAATTTCAGTGGCTCTCTTGGCTAATTCGGATTGAGCTGGTGGGCTGGATCAGTCTTCCGTTGTTGGCGGCACTCCTGGCCCGCAGTGCGTAA